The sequence AAGCAGGTCGTTCCGCTCAAGTGAAGTGATCATTTTCAGGAAGGTACCATCGAGCTTGCTGAGTGCCACCTTCTCTACGAAGCTGTTCATATTGAGGTAAGCCGTCCTGTATCCTAACATACAAGCCTGGCGCCCTAAGGCGCAGGCAATAAAAGATTTTCCACATCCGCACTTGCCCTGTATGAGCAAGTTCTCATGGCGACGTATAAAGGAGCAGTCTGCAAATGCTGCAAGATCGTCCTTCGTAAAGTTACGGTCCGTGCCGCAGATAACGTCCTCTATCAGTGCGGTATATCTTAATCGACTAGTCTTGAGATACATCTCTGTCTTGCGGTTCCTTCTGTCCTGAGCTTCTGCCTCTGCCAGCCTGGCTATAGTTGCTTCCATTGCTGGGCGGTTCTGTACTGGCAGACTGAGGATTGACTCAAAAGCATCTGCCATGCCCTTGAGTTTGAGTTCTCTGAGTTGTATAACGGTTTCTTGTGAGTTCATAATTATAATTTTGATGTTAGATATTAAATGCTTCTGCTCCCCTTACGTAGTCGTTCTGGGGCATCTGTGATACAGGTTCCTGATCGCCTGCCATGTCGAGGTTCTTCTCCAGGATATTCTTTATCATCGTATAGTTGACAGACCTATATCCAGCAAGCCTTTTGCAAGCATTCTCAAGTCTTATACTGCCATATCTGCGATTCAGACTGAGTACGCCATGACATGAGCCATAATTCTGCTCTACATGTCTGCTACGCTTAAGAATCGCCTCCATAGCCTGTCTTGTATAAGGCCCGATTTCTTCCGACTTTTCCAGGAAGTAGGCTGCATTGCACGCCTTTGTACGCATGTATTCCAGATGCTCGGGAGGCATATCTTCATCATGGGTAAAGGGATCCTTGATGCCATAACGGTCGTGCGTACTGATACGTGTATTGCCAGCGTAGACCTCCACAGTGTCGATATCCCATACGACGGTAAGATGTTGTCCTACATACTGATATGGCACGCTATATTTACGGCCTGCCACTTGTACATGATAGTTACCTGACAGCTTGACCTCTTTGCGATAACGGAAGCGGAAAGGAGTATCAGGCAGTTCTCCAAGAGATGGTTTCTCTTCTGCCTCAAAAATGTCAAAACGACTTCTGCCTGTAACTTTCGATGGTTTTGAGTTAAAATCATCCAGCAGTTCTGAAATACGGCTGTTCATGCTGTTCAGGTCACTGATAACCTCATCATGAAGAGGCGCATAGATAGCGTTGTAGATTTTCCTGACTGCACCTTCTACAGAGCCTTTATCGCGAGGTTTCCTTACGCGACACGCTTCAAGCGTTGTGTCGTAGTATGCAGCCCATTCTAGCGCAGCGTCAGTGAAAACAGGTTCGTAACGGTCGTTCTTCTTTACCCATTGCTTCATGTTGTCACTCTTGGCTCTGCGCACTGTCCCTCCAAAATAGCTGAAGGCATCAGATAAACCTCCAAAGAAATACTCCATAGAGGCGTCAGGAAGTGCCTTTGCATAAGCCATTCCACTGAAAGGAAGCGTGCAGACTAACACCACTACGCTGGTGATTTCGCCTGTCAGAGGGTCTGTTAGCCACAAGGCATCACCAGCAAAGTCAATCTGCATCTCTTCACCAGGCATATAGGTGTTATGAAAACTCAAGTTGTGGGCATACTGATAGTCACGGATAGCTTTCTTAAACTGAGTGTAACCATAGCCGTCGGGATGTTCACGCTTATAGTTCTCATGGAGATGCTGTATGGTCAGATAGCGGTTATGGGCCAGATCTGACACATAATCAGGAATCAGACCATCGAGGACAATTCTGGCATCAGATGGTGCTGATTCGGGTCTTGTTGACTTGAGGAACGACTCAAGGTCGACCTCGTTCATGCGGCCTCCATCTGCATACGACAGATGTCTTTCATCAGCCGCCTTCTTGTACTTGGCAAGTACGCCACGTCCCATGTGCAGTTGTCCACAGATTTCGCGGTGTGGGATGCTTGCCGCCAGCATTTGAAATGCTCTTTTTAACTTGCTCATTGTTACATTTTGGTTTGCCATATCTCGCTAAAGGTTTTGTATTTCCTTCGGCAAAGATAGTAATTAAACTTCAATGGCAGAACCGAAATGAACTTTTGGTACCGATTCGAGCGCTACAGCGGTACCGATTGGTGCGCTACGCTGGTACCGTTTGGAGTGCTATGATGGTACCGATTCAAGCGCTGCGGTGGTACCGATACAAGCGCTGCGGTGGTACCGATACAAGCGCTATGATGGTACCGTTTCGCCGATATTATCATCTTCATCTATTTTTGGGTAGGGGCGTGTAGTTATTCTATGATCCTGAAGCCAAATGTGGTTAAGTGTGAATGCAATGGATTCTATGGTCTTCTCTCGCTTCTTTGGGGATAACTCACATTCCCATACTGTGATGCAATGCCATCCCATTTTTGCCAGTTCGCGTTGTTCCTCCTTGTCTCGTTCTTTGTTCCTTCTGATTTTCGCCACCCAAAACTCTCTATTCGTGTTTGGGATCCTACAACATGCACTATCTGTTATTAACTCATCTCTATTGGTTTGTAGCAATGCCACATGGTGCCCATGCCAGAAGCAGCCGTTTACAAAGATGCAAGTACGATACTTTCTTAGTACAAGGTCGGGATGACCAGGCAACCGCTTATGGTTCAGCCTGTATCTGAATCCTCGTTTCCATAGCCCACGTCGCACAACCATCTCTGGCTTCGTATCCTTCGAGCGGATTGCTGCCATATTCTGATGGCGTTGTTGAAGTGAGAGGTGATCCATACAGATTCTATGCTTCTATCAGTTCTTTACCCTTTTTGAAGATAGGGGTTCCATACCATTTCTCTTCCCAACCTTCTTCCAGTGTGCCTTCTTTACGTCTTTTCTCCATTTCTTCTATTCTGGCTGCCTCAATGATCTTCCTTAAATTAATTGGCTTGAAGTTACGTGGCATCTTCTTTATATTGTATACCACATAGTTTCCATCAGGATTGTTGTAACTAATCTTTCTCATATACTCTTCGCCACGTAGGTTATGGCCGTCAATACGATAAACCTCATACGAAGAATAATCTGTTCCAATCTCATATAATAATAGGTATTTTGCTGAAACAACATCTGGATCAACTTTCTTCACCATACCGCTACGCTGAGACTTGTTACTATTTCTGCGGATGTTATACATCATATTTTGATGAATCCAATCCTGCTGGTTCTTATCTTTACGCCAACCTCCAATCAGGAACACTTCATTTGCAACATTCTCAAATTCTATAAATTCATTAGTGGATGAGGTGGCACTATCCAGTTCAACCTCCAACTGGTATAATTTGTTTAATTCGTCTGTAGGATTGGTATTCAGAGTATAGTGGCGTATGATAAAGTCCTGACTCAATTCTGCTAATAGCCTATGATTGTCCTCATAGAATTTCGCATTGTCTTCTATCCCAACATACATGAATTTCTCGTCGCTGTAAGGACGGAACACCTTGCCTATACTACTACGAAAATGCTTCTCAATAGCCCTATGCATTCCGTCAAGTGTCCGCTCGTCATTCTTGCCTTCGTCAGTATCGACCTTTGGCTTTAGCTGAAGTGAAAAGAAAGCATAATCATTCTTCAAGAATGATAATACATTCTCTCTGAATTTCTCCTTTGTTCTTTCCTTAAATTCTTTTTTCAGACCTTCGTTACTTTGTGCGTAAAGTGACAAGACAAAGAGGAAATTGATGTCGTAGTGTTGCAAAAGAAGAGTGTCTCTATCAAATAGGCGATTCTCAAAATGTCTTATGCTCTTTATCTCATCCCTTGCCTGAAGCTTATCCTCATAATACTCGCGATCCTCTTCTTTCTCGCTAATACGTGCCGAGATAAAGAAATTGGGCGTTATGCTGTATCCGTCAGTATCTTCATCCCTATAAATAAGATACGTCTTACCTATATTCTTACGTCGACCTTGTGCATCTTTCTCGTCCTCAAGGAATAAAGATAAATTATGTTGTATTACATTTCTTGCATACGTATATTGCTTGTATTCAGAATATTCTGCTACAGGCGCACCAATACCGTAATATTTTGAGTCACCAATATAGTATATTTTGTTCTTGTTAATCAAACCTTGGTATGCATATATATGGTCAACTCTCTTGCCGTCTTCCTGTGCTTTCAAGTCTCCAATGTCAAGTCCCTTATCTGATAGCAACTCATCAACCATAGACTCGAACACAATATGATAGTCTGTCACAATAAGGAAATCTTTATATTGTTTGTCGCTATGAATGCTTGTCGCCCTTTCAAAGAAATTATTACAAAGATTCCATAACTGGAGATCTTTGTCTGAGAAGTACTTGTATCGTATCTGTTTTAAACGAACTTCTCCATAATAATCTATCCAGTTTTCAAACTCCACATCAGTTAACAGTTCATAGTTGTAATTCACTGTCACCTCAAATCCGAACACTCTCTTCATGTAGTTCAAGATGGAGTAGAATATTACCAACAGTTCTTCATCAAAGTTTACTTGTCTTTTCTTGTTTACAAGGTCAAGATATATTGGAGTACCGTCTTGTATTATAGCATTTTCACGGCTTACGGTCTTTGTCCAATTTATCTTGTTCATTCCACTATGCATGTTCTTCACTATAAAGGTGAAGTAATCAGGATTTTCTTCTTGGAACTTCTGCAAAGAAAGCATAATGTCCAAATAGGTGTTCGACACCTTGTCGCCTTGCATGCCAACGGCACTGATGTCCTTCATCTTTACGATACCTGAGTCGGGATTCAACCTCACAAACTCTTTTAATCCCCGATATAACCAGACAGTAAACTTGTATAGGAACTGATAGTCGCTTGTACCATACTCTGTGTTTTCCTGCAACTTCTCTACATCCACCACATCATTAGGGTTGTACCTGCCAAATAGCAATCCATTCTCGCTGAGTACGACTTTAGGTAGGAAGAATACACAATCACCAAGTTGTGCGCTATAGTAATAGCCCACATAGTTCTTGCTTTTCGTGCCATCCCTCCACGTCAAGTCGCCCATTAGTCGTCCAAGCGAGTCAATTGCTTTGGGACTGTAGTGATAACCCTCTATCAGTAGTTTCATGCCTGAGTCTCGTTGTTGCTGTTTTGTTCTTCGTTTACATCTTTGTTTTCGTTATCGGCTTTAGTCTTTGGGGCCTTCGCCATAACGTTCTTAACAAAAACACTCATAGTATCCACATTCACTGATCCGTCATCATTGTAAAAACTTTTAAACGTAATCTTTTCAGTTTTTCCATCTTTGTCTTTCTTGTCGAATATCTCAGACTTGAACCCGTAGACTTTAAACACATCATTCCACAAATAGAATACCACCTTGTTGACAAACGTTTCTTTCTTTACCACACCATCTTGAGCCTTACAGAAGAAGAATCCCAATTTCTTGTCCTCGCTGTGTGTTGTAATATCAACGACCTCATTAATACCTTGTATGAAGGCCCACCAAGAGTTGTCTCCAAGTCCTTCTATCTGCCAATTCATTAGGTCGCCATTTTTGTCCTTGCCCTGAGCTATTGGCGTATACACCCAATCCCAACGGCGCTTGAATGCTGAATCAATGGGGAACAAACTTTGGTCGCTGGTGTTCATTGTTGCCCATATATAGAAGTTTGGTGGAAATAGTAGTACACGACCTTCTTGTACATCTTCAGAAAGCGTCTTACCATAGTTACTTGTATACTCAATTACACCATCAATATCAATATCTTTAGATAACATGAATTCTCCTTCCTCGTTGAATGCTGTTTTAATGGCATCACGCAAATCAGAATCTGCCTCAATGGGATAAACGGAGAATCCGTTGTCAGCACGATCTAGGAGTTGGAAGATGTCGCCGAAAATCTGAGCGCAGTTCCCACGATTTATTTCCTCAATAACCAAGAACTGAGGATCAATTTGTTCATTCGCATCATCATTAATTACAGGAGTACCCCCTTCTTCTATTATTTGTTTAAGTTTTTCCCATGCTTCATCAAAATCTTTACTGTATCCCTTTAGAATACCTATGAGTGTACTTTCTAATTTTGAAACCTTTGTTTCATCTGACTCATAAAACTTACGTTGCAGAGTTGCTCTCTTTTTGCCTCGTGCTTCAACATTAATAGTTAACGTCTCATTATCATCAGTAACACCTTTGATAATATATGTCTGCGTCTTTTGAACTACGACACGTCTTTTTTCATTAACAGCTGAGACAAGTATTTCCCAACCATGCTCAAAACTATTCTCAGAGCAATCTGCAATTTTATTTACTATCCAATTAGCTATAGCATGTTGGACAGATTTTCCTGTTTGAGGCCCTGTTGGCAAGCCAAATATACCGTTGTTCCATAGATTGGGCCATTCTTTCAATACTAAAGACTTGGGAAACTGGAATTCTCTTGATAATATTAACTCATAATCACCTACAGAGTTAATAACATAACGACCATTGTCTGTGTTAAATTCACGAATTGTAGAAGTACTTACTATCGAACAACCATCCGAATATTTTTTCCATGCACCAAGATATGCTTTAAGGAATGCTTGTTTAACAAACTGATATGTAATTATGGGCTCCTCAATAGGCTTCCCGTTTTCAGTCAATGGGCCTTGCGCACCATAAACTCTACCTTTCCCAATAGATGGCTTATATGCTCCTACAAATGTTGAATAGTCACTGTCGGGATGAAATGTAGTTCGGACAACCGCCTTACCTTCAGTCTGTTTGCTTATTTCATGGGACTTTCCGGTTCCAGGGGCACCATAGAAAATTTGTTGTAAGGGCACTTCTTTTGTGAGCAAAAATTGGGGAGTAACAATGTGAGGTGCATTCTTTACAACGTTCATTGCTTTTTCAA is a genomic window of Xylanibacter ruminicola 23 containing:
- a CDS encoding very short patch repair endonuclease, translated to MDHLSLQQRHQNMAAIRSKDTKPEMVVRRGLWKRGFRYRLNHKRLPGHPDLVLRKYRTCIFVNGCFWHGHHVALLQTNRDELITDSACCRIPNTNREFWVAKIRRNKERDKEEQRELAKMGWHCITVWECELSPKKREKTIESIAFTLNHIWLQDHRITTRPYPKIDEDDNIGETVPS
- the istB gene encoding IS21-like element helper ATPase IstB; translation: MNSQETVIQLRELKLKGMADAFESILSLPVQNRPAMEATIARLAEAEAQDRRNRKTEMYLKTSRLRYTALIEDVICGTDRNFTKDDLAAFADCSFIRRHENLLIQGKCGCGKSFIACALGRQACMLGYRTAYLNMNSFVEKVALSKLDGTFLKMITSLERNDLLILDDFGLQPMDTNTRLAMLQILEERYERKSVIIVSQLPINKWYDYIGDPTLADAIMDRLVSNANKIELKGDSMRQKKKK
- a CDS encoding LlaJI family restriction endonuclease; this encodes MKLLIEGYHYSPKAIDSLGRLMGDLTWRDGTKSKNYVGYYYSAQLGDCVFFLPKVVLSENGLLFGRYNPNDVVDVEKLQENTEYGTSDYQFLYKFTVWLYRGLKEFVRLNPDSGIVKMKDISAVGMQGDKVSNTYLDIMLSLQKFQEENPDYFTFIVKNMHSGMNKINWTKTVSRENAIIQDGTPIYLDLVNKKRQVNFDEELLVIFYSILNYMKRVFGFEVTVNYNYELLTDVEFENWIDYYGEVRLKQIRYKYFSDKDLQLWNLCNNFFERATSIHSDKQYKDFLIVTDYHIVFESMVDELLSDKGLDIGDLKAQEDGKRVDHIYAYQGLINKNKIYYIGDSKYYGIGAPVAEYSEYKQYTYARNVIQHNLSLFLEDEKDAQGRRKNIGKTYLIYRDEDTDGYSITPNFFISARISEKEEDREYYEDKLQARDEIKSIRHFENRLFDRDTLLLQHYDINFLFVLSLYAQSNEGLKKEFKERTKEKFRENVLSFLKNDYAFFSLQLKPKVDTDEGKNDERTLDGMHRAIEKHFRSSIGKVFRPYSDEKFMYVGIEDNAKFYEDNHRLLAELSQDFIIRHYTLNTNPTDELNKLYQLEVELDSATSSTNEFIEFENVANEVFLIGGWRKDKNQQDWIHQNMMYNIRRNSNKSQRSGMVKKVDPDVVSAKYLLLYEIGTDYSSYEVYRIDGHNLRGEEYMRKISYNNPDGNYVVYNIKKMPRNFKPINLRKIIEAARIEEMEKRRKEGTLEEGWEEKWYGTPIFKKGKELIEA
- the istA gene encoding IS21 family transposase, producing MSKLKRAFQMLAASIPHREICGQLHMGRGVLAKYKKAADERHLSYADGGRMNEVDLESFLKSTRPESAPSDARIVLDGLIPDYVSDLAHNRYLTIQHLHENYKREHPDGYGYTQFKKAIRDYQYAHNLSFHNTYMPGEEMQIDFAGDALWLTDPLTGEITSVVVLVCTLPFSGMAYAKALPDASMEYFFGGLSDAFSYFGGTVRRAKSDNMKQWVKKNDRYEPVFTDAALEWAAYYDTTLEACRVRKPRDKGSVEGAVRKIYNAIYAPLHDEVISDLNSMNSRISELLDDFNSKPSKVTGRSRFDIFEAEEKPSLGELPDTPFRFRYRKEVKLSGNYHVQVAGRKYSVPYQYVGQHLTVVWDIDTVEVYAGNTRISTHDRYGIKDPFTHDEDMPPEHLEYMRTKACNAAYFLEKSEEIGPYTRQAMEAILKRSRHVEQNYGSCHGVLSLNRRYGSIRLENACKRLAGYRSVNYTMIKNILEKNLDMAGDQEPVSQMPQNDYVRGAEAFNI
- a CDS encoding restriction endonuclease, whose amino-acid sequence is MPKIVNTYSSDYPLIEGKPFTDYNADEEFLFQMEKHFPRLFKFEVLSKKGKGSRTDALLKGRFASDEFSKNTFFVYTFILYEGGAGRSHDDELRTQLTPGTSWSTDLARYKAATNFRDANGELKNLECYCIGIYKQDKNCKNVLFAGMPAEVLCKSETEKISPTSVFQTYGENAREAYIKGIYLHEKKFTASNSFNLLLFKPEYFLWYMRNRDELHIGDIEKAMNVVKNAPHIVTPQFLLTKEVPLQQIFYGAPGTGKSHEISKQTEGKAVVRTTFHPDSDYSTFVGAYKPSIGKGRVYGAQGPLTENGKPIEEPIITYQFVKQAFLKAYLGAWKKYSDGCSIVSTSTIREFNTDNGRYVINSVGDYELILSREFQFPKSLVLKEWPNLWNNGIFGLPTGPQTGKSVQHAIANWIVNKIADCSENSFEHGWEILVSAVNEKRRVVVQKTQTYIIKGVTDDNETLTINVEARGKKRATLQRKFYESDETKVSKLESTLIGILKGYSKDFDEAWEKLKQIIEEGGTPVINDDANEQIDPQFLVIEEINRGNCAQIFGDIFQLLDRADNGFSVYPIEADSDLRDAIKTAFNEEGEFMLSKDIDIDGVIEYTSNYGKTLSEDVQEGRVLLFPPNFYIWATMNTSDQSLFPIDSAFKRRWDWVYTPIAQGKDKNGDLMNWQIEGLGDNSWWAFIQGINEVVDITTHSEDKKLGFFFCKAQDGVVKKETFVNKVVFYLWNDVFKVYGFKSEIFDKKDKDGKTEKITFKSFYNDDGSVNVDTMSVFVKNVMAKAPKTKADNENKDVNEEQNSNNETQA